The following proteins come from a genomic window of Yinghuangia sp. ASG 101:
- a CDS encoding acyl-CoA dehydrogenase family protein, which produces MEAEDFAAVLSEVRKFVRERVVPLEAQIDEKDEMPAEIRAAAKQMGLFGFALPGEYGGLGLSMYEEVQLMFELGYTTPSLRSMFGTNNGIAGHVLMVGGTDEQKKQWLPRIASGEVTASFALTEPDAGSDPSTLTTHARLDGDEWVINGAKRYITNAPLADVFMVFARTDKDAPRTRGISTFLVPAGTPGLTVGPRDHKMGQMGAWTADVYFDDVRVPASALVGGEAGLNRGFSTAMGCIAHGRVHISALCVGMAERLVDESVEYARTRQQSGRPIGSYQLVQGLVADSMTDYYAGRATVLEAARKFDTGEDTKIGPSCTKYFASEMVWRVADRTVQIHGGAGYIRGVPAERFYRDARLFRIYEGTSQIQQVIIAKALLGNVARG; this is translated from the coding sequence GTGGAGGCGGAAGACTTCGCGGCGGTTTTGTCCGAAGTGCGGAAATTCGTCCGCGAGCGTGTGGTGCCGCTCGAAGCGCAAATCGACGAGAAGGACGAGATGCCGGCGGAGATCCGCGCGGCGGCCAAGCAGATGGGGCTCTTCGGCTTTGCCCTGCCCGGGGAATACGGCGGCCTCGGCCTGTCCATGTACGAAGAAGTGCAGCTCATGTTCGAGCTGGGCTACACCACACCCTCGCTGCGCTCCATGTTCGGCACCAACAACGGCATCGCCGGGCACGTGCTCATGGTCGGAGGCACCGACGAGCAGAAGAAGCAGTGGCTGCCGCGCATCGCCAGTGGCGAGGTGACCGCGTCGTTCGCCCTGACCGAGCCCGACGCGGGCTCCGATCCCTCGACGTTGACCACCCACGCACGCCTCGACGGCGACGAGTGGGTGATCAACGGCGCGAAGCGGTACATCACCAACGCGCCGCTCGCCGACGTGTTCATGGTGTTCGCCCGCACCGACAAGGACGCGCCGCGCACGCGTGGCATCTCCACCTTCCTGGTCCCCGCCGGCACACCCGGCCTGACCGTCGGCCCGCGCGACCACAAGATGGGCCAGATGGGAGCATGGACCGCCGACGTCTACTTCGACGATGTCCGGGTCCCGGCCTCGGCTTTGGTGGGCGGCGAGGCCGGCCTGAACCGCGGCTTCTCCACCGCCATGGGCTGCATCGCCCACGGCCGCGTGCACATCTCCGCCCTGTGCGTGGGCATGGCCGAGCGCCTGGTCGACGAGTCCGTCGAATACGCCCGGACCCGGCAGCAGTCGGGACGCCCGATCGGCTCGTACCAACTCGTGCAGGGCTTGGTCGCCGACTCCATGACCGACTACTACGCGGGGCGGGCCACCGTCCTCGAAGCGGCGCGTAAGTTCGACACCGGCGAGGACACGAAGATCGGGCCCTCGTGTACGAAGTACTTCGCCAGCGAGATGGTGTGGCGGGTGGCCGACCGCACGGTCCAGATCCACGGCGGCGCCGGCTACATCCGCGGCGTCCCCGCCGAACGCTTCTACCGCGACGCACGGCTGTTCCGCATCTACGAGGGGACCAGCCAGATCCAACAGGTGATCATCGCCAAGGCCCTCCTGGGGAACGTCGCCCGCGGCTGA